In Tachysurus fulvidraco isolate hzauxx_2018 chromosome 1, HZAU_PFXX_2.0, whole genome shotgun sequence, a single window of DNA contains:
- the rnd3a gene encoding rho family GTPase 3a: MKERRSCQKSSFQSGMDSSQNVKCKIVVVGDSQCGKTALLHVFAKDCFPENYVPTVFENYTASFEIDSQRIELSLWDTSGSPYYDNVRPLSYPDSDAVIICFDVSRPETLDSILKKWKGEIQEFCPNTKMLLVGCKSDLRTDLNTLVELSNHRQMPVSYDQGSAMAKQISAPYIECSALQSENSVRDIFHVATLACVNKNSKTVKRNKSARSAKRISHMPGRPDLAAVATDFRKDKAKSCTVM, from the exons ATGAAGGAAAGGAGGTCGTGTCAGAAGTCGTCCTTTCAGTCAGGAATGGACTCGAGTCAGAACGTTAAATGTAAGATAGTGGTGGTGGGAGACAGCCAGTGTGGAAAAACCGCTTTACTTCATGTGTTTGCTAAGGACTGTTTCCCTGAG AACTATGTTCCCACCGTGTTTGAGAACTACACAGCGAGTTTTGAGATTGACTCTCAACGGATTGAGCTGAGTCTGTGGGACACTTCAG GCTCACCGTACTACGATAACGTGAGGCCGCTGTCGTACCCCGACTCCGATGCAGTCATCATATGTTTTGACGTCAGCCGCCCAGAGACGCTGGACAGCATTCTTAAAAAG TGGAAAGGAGAGATCCAGGAGTTCTGTCCCAACACAAAGATGCTGCTAGTCGGCTGCAAGTCggacctgagaacagacctcAACACCTTAGTGGAACTATCCAATCACAGACAGATGCCGGTGTCGTATGATCAG GGTTCTGCGATGGCTAAGCAGATCTCGGCTCCGTACATCGAGTGTTCAGCGCTGCAGTCGGAGAACAGCGTGCGGGACATTTTCCACGTGGCGACGCTCGCCTGCGTCAACAAGAACAGCAAAACTGTCAAACGCAACAAATCTGCACGTTCTGCCAAACGCATCTCGCACATGCCTGGCAGGCCTGACCTGGCTGCTGTGGCAACAGACTTCCGTAAGGACAAAGCCAAGAGCTGCACTGTCATGTGA